Proteins encoded within one genomic window of Xiphophorus maculatus strain JP 163 A chromosome 11, X_maculatus-5.0-male, whole genome shotgun sequence:
- the eral1 gene encoding GTPase Era, mitochondrial: MALRVFGRLLRDGAVISMRLIGSARQESASCLLAAGSAAACSRGGRHGFIFTPACFITSEAFLGGVMKGKAAETDGDIYHLPASVPPDGSEQVSLLKRHPDQPPDSKVLKVAIIGAPNAGKSTLSNQLLGRKVFAVSKKVHTTRSRSLGVLTEASTQIILLDTPGLTTPLKAKRHQLEKSLLVDPWNTVKEADLMVVMVDVSDRWMCLTLDFEVLKCLAKHPHTPAILVLNKVDLLKAKNRLLDITAQLTCGVVNGRRLRVRPVIKPPWAKKKPERSSELSPDEEAAALEGGETPDSVLSKEKLKQLKSQQGWPHFKDVFMLSSVDREDVETLKSYFLAEAKPGPWKYHSEVLTDQSPEDVCTNIIREKLLEYLPQEVPYSMTQSIELWQDGENGELDISVKLYTQKETHMTMVIGAAGQTVARIAREAGEDLSRVYLRDVRLKISAKMKKKK, translated from the exons ATGGCTCTTCGGGTGTTCGGCCGTCTGCTCAGAGATGGAGCCGTCATCTCCATGCGGCTGATCGGGTCTGCTCGGCAGGAAAGTGCGTCATGCCTCCTCGCTGCGG GAAGCGCTGCCGCCTGCAGCCGAGGCGGGAGGCACGGATTCATCTTCACTCCCGCTTGTTTTATTACATCTGAAGCATTTCTCGGCGGAGTGATGAAAGGCAAAGCAGCGGAGACGGACGGCGACATTTATCACCTCCCAGCCTCAGTTCCTCCAGACGGCA GTGAACAGGTATCCTTGTTGAAGAGACATCCTGACCAGCCTCCCGACTCAAAGGTGCTGAAGGTGGCTATAATTGGAGCGCCAAACGCCGGGAAGTCCACGCTGTCCAATCAGCTCCTCGGCAGAAAG GTGTTTGCTGTATCCAAGAAAGTTCACACAACAAGGTCACGTTCTCTGGGCGTCCTAACAGAGGCCAGCACACAGATT attttgctGGACACCCCAGGCCTCACCACACCGTTGAAGGCTAAAAG ACACCAGCTGGAGAAATCCTTGCTCGTGGATCCCTGGAACACCGTCAAAGAAGCTGACCTGA TGGTTGTCATGGTGGACGTGTCAGACAGATGGATGTGCCTCACGCTGGACTTCGAGGTGTTGAAATGTCTAGCCAAGCATCCGCATACCCCAGCAATCCTGGTGCTCAACAAG GTGGACCTGTTGAAGGCCAAGAACAGGCTGCTGGACATCACGGCGCAGCTGACGTGTGGCGTGGTGAACGGACGGAGGCTGCGGGTCAGGCCCGTCATCAAGCCTCCCTGGGCTAAAAAGAAACCAGAGAGGAGTTCCGAGTTATCGCCCGACGAGGAAGCGGCAGCGCTGGAGGGCGGTGAAACGCCAGACTCTGTGCTGAGCAAAGAGAAACTGAAGCAGCTGAAGAGTCAGCAGGGCTGGCCTCACTTTAAGGACGTCTTCATGCTGTCTTCTGTGGACAGAGAGGATGTGGAGACTCTGAAG AGCTACTTCCTGGCTGAAGCCAAGCCCGGGCCCTGGAAGTACCACAGCGAGGTTCTGACTGACCAGAGTCCAGAGGACGTCTGCACCAACATCATCAGGGAAAAGCTGCTGGAGTATCTGCCACAGGAAGTGCCCTACTCCATGACCCAG TCTATTGAACTCTGGCAGGATGGAGAAAACGGGGAGCTGGATATTTCTGTGAAACTGTACACCCAGAAAGAAACTCACATG ACCATGGTGATCGGCGCCGCCGGCCAGACGGTGGCGCGCATCGCCCGGGAGGCGGGGGAGGACCTCAGCCGGGTCTACCTGAGGGACGTCAGGCTGAAGATCTCTGctaagatgaagaagaagaagtga